From a single Arachis hypogaea cultivar Tifrunner chromosome 3, arahy.Tifrunner.gnm2.J5K5, whole genome shotgun sequence genomic region:
- the LOC112734237 gene encoding uncharacterized protein isoform X1 — MEVKVLPGFNTSMLLSLAVQSQDFFMRKITPTYLGLCLRLKCFSIQIVLYSQDFLGSVCWGSHLRSYTTQQKGWRTMLVIPELEKEVQLLRESRDTRKELQFLRSERDRIEDEIHHL; from the exons ATGGAAGTAAAAGTTTTGCCTGGCTTCAATACTTCGATGTTGTTATCACTGGCAG TGCAAAGCCAGGATTTTTTCATGAGAAAAATCACCCCAACCTATTTGGGGTTGTGCCTGAGACTGAAATGCTTCTCAATACAGATAGTGTTATATAGCCAGGATTTCTTAG GttctgtatgttggggatcacatTTACGGAGCTATACTACGCAGCAAAAAG GATGGAGGACCATGCTTGTAATACCAGAGCTTGAGAAGGAGGTTCAGCTTCTGAGGGAGTCAAGAGATACCCGCAAG GAACTTCAATTCCTGAGGAGCGAGCGTGATCGCATTGAAGATGAGATACATCATTTGTAG
- the LOC140183645 gene encoding secreted RxLR effector protein 161-like, whose translation MAHWEAVKWILKYLKGTINIGLCFSGKSCQISSFVDSDYAGDLDRRRSMTDYVYKIQGAPVSWRSTLQATVALSTTEVEYMTIAEGVKEALWLRSLLDDLEFQ comes from the coding sequence ATGGCACACTGGGAAGCAGTTAAGTGGATATTAAAGTACTTAAAGGGTACCATTAACATAGGTTTATGCTTTAGTGGAAAATCATGTCAAATCAGCAGTTTTGTTGATTCTGATTATGCTGGTGATCTAGACAGAAGACGTTCTATGACCgattatgtatataaaatacaaggtgCTCCAGTTAGTTGGCGATCAACATTACAAGCTACAGTGGCACTATCTACTACAGAAGTTGAGTACATGACAATAGCAGAAGGGGTGAAAGAAGCATTGTGGCTAAGGAGTCTTCTAGATGATTTGGAATTTCAGTAA
- the LOC112734236 gene encoding alpha-1,3-arabinosyltransferase XAT3, producing the protein MMYNSIFAKSFSRYEQKKLGYGAFVGCLIIVLSLCTVFKPYIGSIHDLKLKLYVSVDTKMLMLNETSNFPRIARVEETETKKMEQGCFSEERTNFCQVQGDIRVHGKSSSVYVVTPETTILPENSSWTIRPYARKNDAEAMRRVREWSIKAVKDGMKFPQCTQHHSVPAVIFSTSGYIGNHFHEFTDIIIPLFLTSRQFNGQVKFVVSEMRPWWISKYQAILSKLSNYEVLNIDKDDQVHCFPGVNVGLKRYPKELSIDPQKYSYSIEDFRSFLRDSYSLKRVNAIKLREEGEDENNKNKKQQPRLLILSRRRTRSFTNTAEIAKMARSIGFEVIVMEAGGSMSNFANVVNSCDVLLGVHGAGLTNIVFLPENAVLIQVVPHGGFEWLAKYDFELPSKDMGLKYLDYKISVEESTLIQQYPQDHMIIKHPPSIGKLGWERFKSVYLEQQNVMLDLNRFRPTLQKALELLQQ; encoded by the exons atgatGTACAATTCAATATTTGCCAAAAGCTTTAGCCGTTATGAGCAGAAAAAATTGGGATATGGAGCATTTGTGGGATGCTTAATAATAGTTTTGAGTCTTTGCACAGTCTTTAAGCCTTACATAGGTTCTATTCATGATT TGAAGCTGAAGCTCTATGTCAGCGTTGACACCAAAATGCTGATGCTGAATGAAACTAGCAACTTTCCACGAATAGCCAGAG TTGAAGAGACAGAAACAAAGAAAATGGAGCAAGGATGCTTTTCAGAAGAAAGGACAAATTTTTGCCAAGTACAGGGAGATATCAGAGTCCATGGAAAATCCTCCTCTGTTTACGTTGTGACACCTGAAACAACAATCTTGCCCGAAAACTCCTCATGGACCATAAGGCCTTATGCGCGAAAGAACGATGCAGAAGCAATGAGGCGTGTAAGAGAATGGTCAATAAAGGCAGTGAAAGATGGCATGAAATTCCCACAGTGCACACAACATCACAGCGTTCCAGCTGTGATATTCTCTACTTCAGGCTATATTGGCAACCACTTCCATGAATTCACAGACATCATCATCCCACTGTTTCTGACTTCTAGACAATTCAATGGACAAGTTAAATTTGTCGTGTCCGAAATGCGTCCTTGGTGGATTTCTAAGTACCAAGCAATTCTCAGTAAGCTGTCCAATTATGAGGTCTTGAACATTGACAAAGATGACCAAGTTCACTGCTTCCCAGGTGTGAATGTTGGTCTCAAAAGGTATCCGAAAGAACTAAGCATTGACCCTCAAAAGTACTCCTATTCCATCGAAGACTTCAGGAGTTTTCTGAGAGACTCTTATTCACTGAAGAGAGTTAATGCAATCAAATTGAGAGAGGAGGGTGAAGATGAGAATAATAAGAATAAGAAGCAGCAGCCAAGGCTTTTGATTctttcaagaagaagaacaagatcaTTCACTAACACAGCTGAAATAGCAAAGATGGCTAGAAGCATCGGATTCGAGGTGATCGTAATGGAAGCTGGTGGAAGCATGTCAAACTTTGCAAATGTGGTGAATTCTTGTGATGTGCTATTGGGAGTTCATGGAGCCGGCCTCACTAACATTGTTTTCCTTCCTGAGAATGCAGTTTTGATACAAGTAGTTCCTCATGGTGGTTTCGAATGGCTTGCCAAATATGACTTCGAATTGCCCTCAAAGGATATGGGACTAAAGTACTTGGATTACAAGATAAGTGTGGAAGAAAGCACTCTTATTCAGCAATATCCACAAGATCACATGATCATAAAGCACCCCCCATCCATTGGGAAACTTGGATGGGAAAGATTCAAGTCTGTGTATTTGGAACAACAGAATGTGATGCTAGATCTCAATAGGTTTAGGCCTACATTGCAGAAAGCCCTTGAGCTATTGCAGCAGTAA
- the LOC112734237 gene encoding uncharacterized protein isoform X3, producing MEVKVLPGFNTSMLLSLAGSVCWGSHLRSYTTQQKGWRTMLVIPELEKEVQLLRESRDTRKELQFLRSERDRIEDEIHHL from the exons ATGGAAGTAAAAGTTTTGCCTGGCTTCAATACTTCGATGTTGTTATCACTGGCAG GttctgtatgttggggatcacatTTACGGAGCTATACTACGCAGCAAAAAG GATGGAGGACCATGCTTGTAATACCAGAGCTTGAGAAGGAGGTTCAGCTTCTGAGGGAGTCAAGAGATACCCGCAAG GAACTTCAATTCCTGAGGAGCGAGCGTGATCGCATTGAAGATGAGATACATCATTTGTAG